Within Myxococcales bacterium, the genomic segment TCTTTAGAATTTCCTGATCCACCTTATCAAGGGTAACTGCTCGCATGCTAGATCACCACCATATCATCGCGATGGACCACCTCGTGTCCGTCGTCACGGCCAATTCTGTCAATAATTTCGGTGCTTTGGGCCCCAACGAGGGAAGCGACCTCTTCGGAGTTGTATCGGCTCAGCCCGCGTGCAAGTTCATGCCCATCAGTGTCTAAAATACGCACAGATTCCCCGCTGTGAAATGCGCCTTCGACCCGCACAATTCCGGCAGGCAGCAGGCTGCTGTTTCTTTCGATGAGCGCCTGGGCCGCGCCGGCATCGACGATGATACTACCCGTGGGATGTAGTGTGTAAGCGATCCAATGTTTGCGGCTGGCGCGTCGGCCGCCTTGGGGAAGAATGAGAGTCCCCACGTCGTCGCCGTTCAAGACACGCGAGAGGATGTCGTTCTTCTGGCCTGCGGCAATGATCACCGGCACCCCATGTTTCGCTGCCGCATGTGCTGCAAGAAGCTTGGAAGACATCCCACCGACACCTGTCCCGCTCGTTTCAGCACTGACAAATCGCAGCACCTGGTTCACATCGTGCACAACGGAGATCCGCTCCTTTTGATCGTCCAGCACACCTTCGACACTCGTCAGTAGTACAAGCAGGTCGGCACTGACGAGGGCCGTCACGGTAGCTGCCAGACTGTCGTTATCGCCAAATGCGATCTCTTCTACCGATACCGTGTCGTTTTCGTTGACGATGGGCACGATGCCCCGCTCAAGCAAAGATTCGAGAGCGGCTCGCGCATTAAGGTAGCGCTCTCTCGCCAAAAGGCCCGTCCGGGTGAGCAAGACCTGCGCGGTCACCCGCTGGTACTTTGCAAAGGCGCGATCGTAGGATTCCATGAGCTTGGGCTGTCCCACAGCGGCGCTTGCCTGAAGTAAGGCCATATGCCTAGGGCGCGTTTTGAGACCGAGGACCGGATGACCCAAGGTGATCGCACCTGAGGAAACCAGTGTGACCCTTTGGCCTTGTTGACAGACTGCTGCGATCTGCCGCGCGATCGCGTCAAAGCGGTCCGGCGCATCCTCTCGACTGAGCAGTCGGCTGCCAACTTTCACGACTAGCGATTGGGTTTCGCGCAGGCTTGCTCGCGGATTTTCTGACTTATGCATGGGTTTGGTACATTCTTTATTCAATTAATTGCGCCACAAAGCTAGGATTTCTAAGCATGCTGTCGGAAGCTGATCTCTCGCCGTGGGTTATCAGGGGCGTTGCCTTCGTATTTGGTGCGATATGGGGCAGCTTTTTTAATGTGGCGATTTACCGCTGGCCGAGGGACATGTCGGTGATTGCGCCCCCCAGTCAGTGCCCGGCATGCGGAGCGAAGGTGCGTCCGTGGCACAACATTCCTATTGTGGGCTACCTGATGCTTGGCGGCAAGGCGTCATGCTGTGGGGCCAAGCTGTCATCGCGCTATCTCTGGATGGAAGCGTTAGCCGGCGCGCTATGTGTTGCGGTGGCGGAGAGATTCATGGTGCAAGCTGACGCCCAAGCTTCGCTTCTTTCAAACGCTATCGAGGCCATAATATACTTCATGTTTGTCGGCGGCTTAATCGTTGCGACGTTTGTGGACATCGATTGCATGCAAATTCCCGATGAGGTGTCGTTACCCGGTGCGGCGCTGGGATTGGCAAGTGTTGGTTGGCGGACGGCGCCAGGCGCTGACGCGGCTGCCTTGGGTGCGGGCCTAGGATTTTTGCTGGTGCAGGTGCCGTTTGTCTGGGGATACGAAGCCGTCTTCAAGCGGCGCGGCATGGGTGAAGGCGACAGCAAGCTCTTGATGATGATCGGGGCGTTCATCGGGTGGAAGGGCGTGATTTTTAGCCTCTTCGCGGGGGCGCTTCAAGGTCTTTTGGCGGCAGCGGTACTGCTCATGATGGGTCGAGGGCTGAGCCCGACGGAAGCATCTGTGCAATCTGAAGTGGAGGCCTCGAATCCTGAGTCCGAGGGCGTGGGGCGCCTAAAAATGCCTTTTGGTCCGTTTTTGGCCCTTGCCGCCTTGGAATTTCTGTTCTTTGGCGAGCGTTGGCTGAGCGGCTACTTCGCGTTATTTACCGGCTGAAGACTTCCTCGTTCGTTTGATGAGGCTCTTATGGCGTTCCAAAAGTCTGGGCTTGATTAGAAAAAGTTCATTACTGGCCTACTTGCTTAAGTATTCGTTCGAGCTGAGGCATCAAATCTGTCTGATCCAATGCTTGCTCTAGAATGCGCAAAGTATCTCTGATTAACGCCACATCAATACGAGATTCCTGTGCAGCGATGATTGCCGCAACATCGTCGATATCTTTAGGGCGCCCGGCGAGCAACTTCATAGCTACGAGGTCTTCGGCTCGGGCGACGGGTATCGTTGCGTTGTCTATAATCATTTCGGACGCTCGCTGTAAGAACAGCTCCTCCAAGCCTGGACCGGCCAGCACAATGTCAACTGGGATACGCGATTTCGAATCGTATATAGGTAACACACGGGTGCGCTCGACAAAACCATCGCTATCTGGAATGCGTAGTTCGAAGCCGCCCTGTTGGAGCTTGTGGAGCAACTGAGCGATAGGTGTAGTCCCGAGCTCGACGGTGACATCGATGTCGGCCGTCAGTCGGGATGCTCCGTACAAAATAGCGGCCTGTGCGCCAAAAACATACCAGCGTAAGCCGAGCCCTTCGAAAGCCTGCTTGAGCGCACGTAGAACACTAGCGAGCGGCATAGATCGAGGCGGTGCGGGCTAACTTTTCTTTGAGAATGACATGATGCGCAAGGTCCTCTCGTCGCTCGCTTGCATTAGGCCAGTTGGGGCGAACTTGCCGCATGTGTTGCCACAGAGCGCGCGCCGCAGCTAGGGTGACACTACTGCCTTGACGCGCATACTCCTTGGTCCAATGGTCCCGATCGAGATGCGATAGGATGGCCCATGACCGCTTTGCAAACCGTCTTATATGCTCGTCGTCCACCTACTAATTATACACCAAAACGGTGGCTCTAGCGCGAGTACCTAGGGCGTTTGCGCGCTCATCTCCCCGTCCGCCAGTAACCGACCTATTTTGCGCTAAAAAGCGACATGCTCCGCCGAAAATCTCCCGAACACGCCGCGCCTATGTCTATGGTTTAGCCAAGCAACGCTGATGTTCGTGCCCAAGGCCTTCTGAGCAGCGTTCCGACAGCGATCGGTGGTTTTACGGGCTGAGCGGCTACTTCGCGTTATTTGCCGGCTGAAGACTTCTTGGTGCGTTTGGCCACGCTCTTATGGCGTTCTAAAAGCTTGGGGGTGCTAAAATGGCTGAGGGAACTAAGGAGGTCCTTATCCTTGGCATAACCCTCCGCTTTGAGAATCGCGTCGATAAGCTTCTCGCGCGAACCAAACGCCGACTTCACCTCGCTAAGTACCGCATGCAGGTGGAGGAGCTTAGCGTTGGGTACGCGCTCAAGGCTCTTGTCCTTGTTGAGACGATCTACCCATAGCGCATCCGTGCCAAGGGCACGCACTGCCTTGACGAGATCCGACTTTGATTTGAACTGGGCTTTGACTTGAGCAAGTGGCGACGTCTTCATAATATCCCTCAAATTACAGGACGCGACTTATACCATTCTTTATGGGGGGTCACTAACCTATTGTCTAATCCGTTGTAATTACTGAGTTTCTGGGAAACGCGCGCGATTTGCCGAGACGTTTGGGCAACTGCATTGGCATCGAGACCGATTTCTAGGGCGCGTTTAGAAAATCCTCGTACTTGAATACGGATGGGACGCTGGCAGAAATCTGGCCTGGTCCAAAACGGAGTCGGCCCCATCTGGTTTGAAAAAGATTCATCTCGTCCAAACTCAATCGTTTCTAACACACCGTGTAAGGTTTCCGCTAGAAGGGCATGGCAACACGATTCTTTCGGCGGGGCGGTATTGGAGGAGCTGAGTCATCAGATCGCCACCAACCATTTCAATATCAATCGCGCCATCGGCAGAGAGCATGACAGTCCAAAAAGTGGAAGCCGATGCGCGGGATTTCGCGGACTGAGATGCAATTCGCGGCCCAAACGGAAACAGGGCAGTGAGAAGAGCGCGGCAAATATAAACGGCATTGCTGGGGACGCGGGCCTATGAGCCACGGGTTTAGCGGGCAGGAGTACTGCCCCTCTTGGAACCCTACTGACCTGTGTCGAACGAGGCGTCGCCGAGTCCCCCGTCGGCCGCGGCATCCGGATTTCCGCTGTCGAGTGCGGCATCGAGAATTCCCGTCTCTTCGGCGACCCCGCCATCAAAGGCCGTGTCTGTTGCCACCGCATCTGGCGCGTCTTCAGCAACCCCGGTATCTGACGCGGCATCGCCACGCTGGTCGGAATCCGCAAAGATGCCGTCACATCCTGCATCCCTGTCCTCGCAAATGATCTGACCGTTCATCTCTTCGCCAGGACTGCCGTCCTCCACGCTCGCCGCACAGGCACCAAGAAAAACCAACCATCCCACCGCTAAGTATCTAGAAATCATAATAAACGCTCCTTTAGTTGACTGGGTTTGTGATGAAGCACGATCGCTGCAACACCGAGTAAATGGGGATACAGCTCTTTCAGCGGGTCATCGGTAGCTCGCACGCAATCCACCAAACACCCGGATAGCGCGACCAAGGGCACTAGCCTGGACTTTGTATCCATGGCGCTTATTCCTCTTCCCAGCAGCTGTAACTGTAGAGATGAACGGCCGGAGCAGCGATTTCCTGCTCGGTGCGAAGGAGGTTGCCTTTTGCATCGTACTCGTAATGCCGAATATAAAGACCTGTAATAGTCCGCTTTTCGGAGCTCAGACGATCGTTTGCGTCGTAGGTGTACTCGATATTGTGAGGCCAAGACCCCCGTTGCTCGACAAACGCCAATCTCCCCACATCATCGTACGCATAGGTGCGAACATACGAAGAGCGCCCGGGGCCTTCGCGCTTTTCACTAACCACGCGACCCTTTGCGTCATACTCGAACGTCAACACGTGGGGATCCGTGATGCTCTGTTCAACCGAGATCAGCCTGCCGTCATTGTCATACTCAAACTTGCGCTCGGAGGGCTCTGTGATTTGCCGTCGTTCCCACAGAAGTCGCCCCTTCGTATCGTATTCGAATGTCTTAGAATAGGGTCCCGAACCGGAGCGTATCTCTCCGATCAAGCGCTCGTCCTCGTCATATTCGTACTCAATGACGTACGGGTCGATGTCGACAACGCTTTCACTACATGGTCCGGGGTAGTGCCGCGTGGCATTGGGCAAAAAGCTTATTATCTGTCGCAGAGACGTACGCAGATTTTGTTCGAACGCGTGCAGCAGATTCTGGTTCGACGCCTCGCTGAGTTCAATGACTCCTGCCTCATCTTTTTGAGCCGCGCTCCAGTCGATGCCAGCCGCCCAGTTGGTTCGGTCAAACGCCAGCTTTAGGTTAGGCACGTCTTTGCTCAGGGCGATGGGTTGTTCTGCCGCGAACGACAACGACTGCAGTTCCTGGGCCTTGATGGCGACAGGGGTTCCATCTGCCAAAGTGGCGTTGATGTTCAGTTGGAGTTCGGCGTTTTCACGCAGTTGCATGTTCAACACACAATACTCATCGGGAGAGAAGGAAAATGCGGTGACGGCCTTGCTTTCAATGAGGTTCGTCGCAGCCAATCCGGACATGGCAATCTGCTTGCCAGAACCGTCGCAGGCTTGAGCAATGTCCACAGAATCCACTGTCAAAGAGAAGTCGCTGAACGCAACAGACTCGTGGGTGGAAGCCACCGAAAAAAGCTCAAAGCTGCCTGTATGCGGATTGCCCGTTTCAGTGCCGGAGCATGCCAATACGCAAAACAACAGGGGGCTAATTAGATATCTCATGGTCATGACTCCTTTTTAACCTCGTGACTGAGCGGAAAAAGTTGGAAGTTAACCTGTACGACTTGTTGCGGTACG encodes:
- the proB gene encoding glutamate 5-kinase, which codes for MHKSENPRASLRETQSLVVKVGSRLLSREDAPDRFDAIARQIAAVCQQGQRVTLVSSGAITLGHPVLGLKTRPRHMALLQASAAVGQPKLMESYDRAFAKYQRVTAQVLLTRTGLLARERYLNARAALESLLERGIVPIVNENDTVSVEEIAFGDNDSLAATVTALVSADLLVLLTSVEGVLDDQKERISVVHDVNQVLRFVSAETSGTGVGGMSSKLLAAHAAAKHGVPVIIAAGQKNDILSRVLNGDDVGTLILPQGGRRASRKHWIAYTLHPTGSIIVDAGAAQALIERNSSLLPAGIVRVEGAFHSGESVRILDTDGHELARGLSRYNSEEVASLVGAQSTEIIDRIGRDDGHEVVHRDDMVVI
- a CDS encoding prepilin peptidase; protein product: MLSEADLSPWVIRGVAFVFGAIWGSFFNVAIYRWPRDMSVIAPPSQCPACGAKVRPWHNIPIVGYLMLGGKASCCGAKLSSRYLWMEALAGALCVAVAERFMVQADAQASLLSNAIEAIIYFMFVGGLIVATFVDIDCMQIPDEVSLPGAALGLASVGWRTAPGADAAALGAGLGFLLVQVPFVWGYEAVFKRRGMGEGDSKLLMMIGAFIGWKGVIFSLFAGALQGLLAAAVLLMMGRGLSPTEASVQSEVEASNPESEGVGRLKMPFGPFLALAALEFLFFGERWLSGYFALFTG
- a CDS encoding nucleotidyl transferase AbiEii/AbiGii toxin family protein; its protein translation is MPLASVLRALKQAFEGLGLRWYVFGAQAAILYGASRLTADIDVTVELGTTPIAQLLHKLQQGGFELRIPDSDGFVERTRVLPIYDSKSRIPVDIVLAGPGLEELFLQRASEMIIDNATIPVARAEDLVAMKLLAGRPKDIDDVAAIIAAQESRIDVALIRDTLRILEQALDQTDLMPQLERILKQVGQ